One genomic region from Terriglobus aquaticus encodes:
- a CDS encoding Hsp70 family protein, which translates to MQGTNTPAVGIDFGTTNSSVALAAADGSVRFAQFAAPGGLTASSRSLLYLQRQSTRPGKPVRVWSGPEAIARHLEHDPFDDDVQGRLIQSLKSYLAARSFTGTEIFGRHYRMEDLLAKMLGDLRVRASEAFGIEVTRAVAGRPVWFVNADTEDDNAFAEERLRAAFLQAGWTDVQFALEPVGAAHSYAARLAGNAAAEDTAAQRAGNGDLLLVGDFGGGTTDFTLVRMGAAGERHTVLRSTGVGLAGDAFDARIVRYAVAPAFGFGSVERALPGVPDKRIPALPAWIYTSLERWHLLSFLQTRQTMELLRTAEMRAAEPEKIAALRTLVQRDLGYRLHGAVQRAKVELSRSDSTEFVFREEGLDVRVQITRGEFEEWIAPELGRIQASLDALLQEAGATAGDVGHVFLTGGTSLVPAVRRVFTAGFPGARMEQGEVFTSVAHGLAQLARAELG; encoded by the coding sequence TTGCAAGGCACGAACACACCTGCGGTCGGCATCGATTTTGGAACCACGAACAGCTCGGTTGCGTTGGCTGCGGCGGATGGGTCGGTCAGGTTTGCGCAGTTCGCGGCACCGGGTGGACTGACGGCTTCGTCGCGTTCGTTGCTCTATCTGCAGCGGCAGAGCACCAGGCCGGGCAAACCGGTGCGCGTGTGGAGCGGGCCTGAGGCCATTGCGAGGCACCTGGAGCACGACCCGTTTGACGATGACGTGCAGGGCCGTCTCATCCAGTCGTTGAAGAGCTATCTTGCCGCGCGCTCATTCACCGGGACCGAGATCTTCGGTCGGCACTATCGCATGGAAGATCTGCTGGCAAAGATGCTGGGTGACCTGCGAGTGCGGGCGAGTGAAGCGTTCGGCATCGAGGTGACGCGCGCCGTGGCAGGGCGGCCCGTCTGGTTTGTGAATGCCGACACGGAAGATGACAACGCGTTTGCTGAAGAGCGCCTGCGTGCCGCGTTCCTGCAGGCCGGGTGGACAGATGTGCAGTTTGCGCTGGAGCCGGTGGGCGCGGCACACAGCTATGCCGCGCGGCTGGCTGGCAACGCAGCCGCCGAGGATACTGCCGCGCAGAGAGCAGGGAACGGCGATCTGCTGCTGGTGGGTGACTTCGGTGGTGGTACCACGGACTTCACGCTGGTGCGGATGGGTGCAGCGGGTGAGCGGCACACCGTTCTGCGGAGCACCGGTGTAGGACTGGCGGGCGACGCGTTCGACGCGCGCATCGTGCGCTATGCCGTAGCGCCGGCGTTCGGCTTCGGCTCGGTCGAACGCGCTCTGCCCGGTGTGCCGGACAAGCGCATCCCCGCGTTACCGGCATGGATCTACACGAGCTTGGAGCGTTGGCACCTGCTCTCGTTTCTGCAGACGCGGCAGACCATGGAGTTGCTGCGCACAGCGGAGATGCGTGCGGCCGAGCCCGAGAAGATCGCCGCGCTGCGAACGCTGGTGCAGCGCGACCTGGGCTACCGTCTTCACGGCGCGGTGCAGCGCGCAAAGGTCGAACTTTCGCGTAGCGACAGCACCGAATTCGTCTTCCGCGAAGAAGGGCTGGATGTGCGGGTTCAGATCACGCGCGGAGAGTTCGAGGAGTGGATCGCCCCGGAGCTCGGCCGCATCCAGGCCAGCCTGGACGCCTTGTTGCAGGAAGCAGGTGCTACGGCCGGCGATGTGGGGCACGTGTTCCTTACAGGCGGAACGTCGCTTGTGCCTGCGGTTCGGCGGGTCTTCACGGCCGGCTTTCCTGGCGCACGCATGGAGCAGGGCGAGGTGTTCACCAGCGTGGCGCACGGCCTGGCGCAACTGGCGCGAGCGGAGCTTGGCTAA
- a CDS encoding creatininase family protein, whose protein sequence is MPSRFRLAALCLALLSLSRSAATAQALSSQWEELTAPDFVKAIHQAQGVCVLPFGIIEKHGPQLPLGTDLLDVRFAVKNATAQEYAVVFPPYYFGQIFEAQQQPGTVAYSLSTQLTLLQETVKEMARNGCKKVAIANGHGGNQSLLPLFAQSQLATARDYVVYVIDLPQRNAPGRPAQKTTIDMHAGETETSEMLIARPDLVHLDRATSQSGADQHHLHLPSSVYTGIWWYARFPEHYAGDGSAATKELGAFDQKNWSRTIAEGLRAIKADSDSLRLQNEFYEKAQHPLDTKQ, encoded by the coding sequence ATGCCTTCACGCTTCCGCCTTGCCGCTCTCTGCCTTGCCCTGCTCAGCTTGAGCAGGAGCGCCGCTACCGCCCAGGCCCTGTCATCGCAGTGGGAAGAGCTGACCGCGCCCGACTTCGTCAAGGCCATTCACCAGGCACAGGGCGTGTGCGTTTTGCCCTTCGGCATCATCGAGAAGCACGGTCCGCAACTCCCCTTGGGCACCGACCTGCTCGACGTCAGGTTTGCCGTAAAGAACGCCACCGCGCAGGAGTATGCGGTCGTGTTTCCGCCGTACTACTTCGGCCAGATCTTCGAGGCGCAACAGCAGCCCGGAACCGTGGCCTACAGCCTCTCCACCCAACTGACCCTGCTGCAGGAGACCGTGAAGGAGATGGCGCGCAACGGCTGCAAAAAGGTTGCGATCGCGAACGGCCACGGCGGCAACCAGAGCCTGCTTCCCCTGTTCGCGCAGAGCCAATTGGCCACGGCACGCGATTACGTGGTGTACGTGATCGACCTGCCGCAACGCAATGCACCGGGGCGGCCGGCGCAGAAGACGACCATCGACATGCACGCCGGCGAGACCGAAACCTCGGAGATGCTGATTGCACGGCCCGACCTGGTGCACCTGGACCGCGCCACCAGCCAGTCTGGCGCGGATCAGCACCACCTGCACCTGCCATCGTCCGTGTACACCGGCATCTGGTGGTACGCCAGGTTCCCGGAGCACTATGCGGGTGACGGATCGGCCGCGACGAAGGAACTGGGCGCATTTGACCAGAAGAACTGGTCGCGCACGATCGCAGAAGGCCTGCGCGCGATCAAGGCTGACTCAGACAGCCTCCGCCTGCAGAACGAGTTCTACGAAAAGGCGCAGCACCCGCTCGATACGAAACAGTAG